The following proteins come from a genomic window of Alicyclobacillus dauci:
- a CDS encoding PAS domain S-box protein, with product MSVVLNDNAFGWNSLDDQNSVESEFRHLVSEILDSEYDGCLTFIYDESSHALRPGPGFDAIPKEVHPVFPYMGTDADFVGQSLVERRLVVVDDVEAHPSLGAFDTVLRIVCARSLWIVPVVLDGRIFGLFAVYHKTKLKIHKTDERLLSLMAVNLAKTLQYSETLSMKVRYEQLFLHHPFGMMRLDRNDIIVEINEALTTFLGDTKRTFIGMDFTRFLTRLGVTPDEIRWNTSDHLLIRDVHGQSRNILWLTVPIKEDDRIHGRFVVMRDITDFLDMQHELRTTQSMLTSFVGNSADAIMVIDVNGTLMEVNPAFERIFGWKSDEVVNLYVQDLAGIDLSLVRRQLSDGDDNALCFYETRARDKYNHTVDVDVAIHAIRHNGILSGFVAVVRNISVRKEAENQLRKSEKRYQSLLHQNPNGIVAVNLKGEIVEVNQAFERLVGFTLRDRHQVNHITDIVPTPYHGEIRSWLLWNHAGTLDREIKPLEMELVHRRGHTVPVAVTRVPMVTSAGTMEGYFFIVEDLTERKRAEEIFRLSDKLSGVGQLAAGVAHEIRNPLTAIRGFCRLMEEGSTPTQMRYLQIVQSELSRIELIVGEMMALAKPAVAVFRSEIVRNIIEEVVTLMNAEALLHNVSIQLDLPKAPVIIQCDVNQMKQVLVNIIKNAVEAFHESGVIRITLRSKEDFIEISVEDNGPGIPEEDLELLGKPFFTTKEKGTGLGLLVSRRIVQAHGGTLHVRSKLAEGTTVLLRLPLNFEPAMDEND from the coding sequence GTGAGCGTTGTGTTGAACGACAACGCATTTGGCTGGAATTCCTTGGATGATCAGAACAGCGTGGAAAGTGAATTCCGCCACTTGGTGTCTGAAATTCTTGATTCTGAATACGATGGTTGTTTAACGTTTATTTATGATGAGTCCTCCCATGCCTTGCGACCAGGTCCAGGTTTTGACGCTATCCCGAAAGAAGTACATCCAGTCTTTCCATACATGGGAACGGACGCTGATTTTGTGGGCCAATCGCTTGTTGAACGGCGGCTCGTCGTGGTTGACGATGTGGAAGCACACCCATCATTGGGGGCCTTTGATACCGTCCTCCGAATCGTTTGTGCACGGTCATTGTGGATCGTACCCGTTGTCCTTGATGGGCGCATTTTTGGACTCTTCGCAGTCTATCACAAAACGAAGCTCAAAATACATAAAACGGATGAACGCTTATTGTCACTAATGGCCGTTAACCTTGCCAAGACTCTTCAGTACAGTGAAACCCTCAGTATGAAAGTTCGATACGAACAGCTATTTTTACATCATCCGTTTGGTATGATGCGCCTTGACCGCAATGATATCATTGTCGAAATAAATGAAGCACTGACAACTTTCCTGGGAGATACCAAACGTACGTTCATTGGCATGGACTTTACGCGATTTCTTACTCGCTTGGGTGTCACGCCCGACGAAATTCGCTGGAACACAAGCGACCATTTGCTTATCCGAGATGTTCACGGACAATCACGCAATATTCTGTGGTTAACCGTGCCCATCAAGGAGGATGACAGAATCCACGGTCGATTTGTCGTTATGCGTGATATTACCGACTTTTTGGACATGCAACATGAACTTCGAACAACGCAAAGTATGTTGACGTCGTTCGTGGGGAATTCCGCAGATGCCATCATGGTGATTGATGTCAACGGGACATTAATGGAAGTTAACCCAGCTTTCGAACGGATTTTTGGCTGGAAGTCGGATGAAGTGGTCAACCTCTATGTCCAAGATCTAGCGGGAATAGACTTGTCTCTAGTTCGCAGGCAACTGTCAGACGGGGACGATAACGCACTGTGTTTTTATGAGACGAGGGCAAGAGATAAGTACAATCACACAGTGGATGTCGACGTTGCTATTCATGCCATTCGACACAACGGCATTCTTTCAGGGTTTGTTGCAGTCGTGCGAAACATTTCTGTCAGGAAGGAAGCAGAAAATCAACTGCGGAAGAGTGAAAAGCGATACCAATCCCTCCTTCATCAAAATCCGAACGGAATTGTTGCAGTGAACTTAAAAGGCGAGATCGTGGAAGTAAACCAGGCTTTTGAACGTCTCGTTGGCTTTACACTTCGGGATAGGCACCAGGTCAATCACATTACTGACATCGTACCCACCCCGTATCACGGAGAGATTCGTTCGTGGCTTCTTTGGAATCATGCAGGGACGTTGGACCGTGAAATTAAACCTCTTGAGATGGAACTTGTCCATCGTCGTGGGCATACTGTCCCCGTTGCCGTGACGCGTGTACCAATGGTTACGTCGGCTGGGACGATGGAAGGATACTTTTTCATTGTCGAGGATTTAACCGAACGGAAGCGTGCGGAGGAGATTTTTCGCTTGTCGGACAAGTTGTCTGGCGTTGGGCAATTGGCTGCTGGGGTCGCTCACGAAATCCGCAATCCCTTAACGGCAATACGCGGGTTCTGTCGACTGATGGAAGAGGGGTCAACGCCAACCCAGATGCGTTACCTTCAGATTGTCCAGAGTGAACTTTCGAGAATTGAACTCATAGTTGGCGAGATGATGGCACTCGCAAAACCTGCGGTTGCCGTATTTCGTTCGGAGATTGTTCGGAATATCATAGAAGAAGTCGTCACCCTAATGAATGCGGAAGCACTCTTACATAACGTTTCGATTCAACTCGATTTACCGAAGGCGCCGGTTATCATCCAGTGTGATGTAAACCAAATGAAGCAGGTACTCGTAAACATTATAAAAAATGCTGTCGAAGCATTCCATGAGTCCGGGGTGATTCGAATCACGCTGAGATCGAAGGAGGATTTTATCGAAATCTCTGTGGAAGACAACGGTCCGGGTATCCCCGAGGAAGACTTGGAACTCTTAGGCAAACCTTTTTTCACGACAAAAGAAAAAGGCACTGGACTTGGCTTATTGGTCAGTCGACGAATTGTACAAGCGCATGGCGGTACCCTCCATGTGCGTAGCAAGTTGGCAGAAGGTACCACCGTCCTGTTGCGCTTGCCGCTAAACTTTGAACCGGCTATGGACGAAAACGACTAG
- a CDS encoding HPr family phosphocarrier protein, which yields MVSEKVEVKSEAGLHARPASNFVNTAQRYKSDVKLTVNNKTVDGKSILGILSLGIAKGTEIEITVSGPDEQEALAALIPVVQS from the coding sequence GTGGTATCGGAAAAAGTTGAAGTGAAAAGCGAAGCCGGGCTGCACGCTCGCCCAGCATCAAATTTTGTCAACACCGCACAGCGGTATAAATCAGATGTGAAGTTGACTGTAAATAACAAGACCGTGGACGGGAAAAGCATTTTGGGTATTTTGAGTCTTGGCATTGCGAAAGGGACCGAAATCGAAATCACGGTGAGCGGCCCCGACGAACAAGAAGCGCTGGCCGCACTGATTCCGGTTGTTCAGAGTTGA
- the ptsP gene encoding phosphoenolpyruvate--protein phosphotransferase codes for MQKLQGVAVSEGIAMGPCFVLDERDLDIQPATTSDPDGQWNRILQAKQQVQQSLENQVAQFGDSAHAEILTAHLTMLSDPELASGIEASVKENRETAEYAVSHNILSYADMLESLPDEYLRERAQDLRDIRLQWLNALLGRTGVANAPKGSVICAVELLPSQFLQVRSNGVAGIITEQGGTTSHVSILARNFGIPMVTGVSNSSFVNGTTVALNGMDGHVTISPDEETQTKLIQERNEFESRMKDAFANRHLEAKTSTGRVVEVAANIGGPDDLESVIENGADGIGLFRTEFLFMDRASAPTEDEQYEAYRQVAEGMQGKRVVIRTLDAGADKKVSYLEFDDEENPFLGVRGLRYTLRFPELFQTQLKAVLRAAAHGKISLMFPMVTNVADVEAAIQAVEDAKTALSAEGKSFGEVELGAMIEVPAAALITDLLAEKLDFVSVGTNDLIQYTTASDRMNPNVTEWYEPTHPGLWRLLEQVAAGALQHGAWVGMCGELAGTLEFVPKLVELGFEELSMSPKRIGLVKTAIREL; via the coding sequence ATGCAAAAGTTACAAGGTGTGGCGGTCTCCGAAGGGATCGCCATGGGTCCTTGTTTTGTTTTAGATGAACGCGATCTCGACATTCAACCAGCAACGACGTCAGATCCTGACGGCCAATGGAATCGCATTTTACAAGCAAAACAACAAGTTCAACAGAGCTTAGAAAATCAGGTAGCACAGTTCGGCGACAGTGCGCATGCGGAGATTTTAACAGCCCACTTGACGATGCTCAGTGACCCAGAGTTAGCATCCGGCATCGAAGCCTCTGTGAAAGAAAACCGAGAGACTGCGGAATATGCAGTCAGTCACAACATTCTATCCTACGCCGACATGCTTGAGTCCCTGCCAGACGAGTACCTGCGCGAACGGGCTCAAGATTTACGAGACATTCGACTGCAATGGTTGAATGCGCTGTTAGGAAGGACTGGCGTCGCGAATGCACCGAAGGGTTCTGTCATTTGCGCGGTTGAGCTCTTGCCGAGCCAATTCCTGCAAGTGCGATCAAACGGTGTAGCAGGCATCATAACCGAACAAGGTGGAACCACGAGCCATGTATCCATCCTTGCACGTAATTTTGGTATTCCCATGGTGACGGGCGTTTCCAACTCGTCATTTGTAAATGGCACCACTGTGGCATTAAACGGCATGGACGGGCATGTGACGATCTCGCCAGACGAAGAGACACAAACCAAGCTCATCCAGGAACGTAATGAATTTGAATCCAGAATGAAAGACGCATTTGCGAACCGGCATTTGGAAGCGAAGACGTCGACGGGTCGTGTCGTTGAAGTCGCCGCAAATATAGGTGGTCCGGACGATCTGGAAAGCGTGATCGAAAACGGTGCTGACGGCATTGGCTTATTCCGAACTGAGTTTCTCTTTATGGACCGTGCTTCAGCCCCCACAGAGGACGAGCAGTATGAGGCATACCGCCAAGTAGCGGAAGGGATGCAAGGAAAACGTGTCGTCATCCGAACACTTGATGCAGGTGCGGATAAGAAGGTTTCCTACCTTGAGTTTGATGACGAAGAGAATCCGTTCCTTGGTGTGCGCGGACTCCGTTACACGTTGCGTTTCCCGGAACTCTTTCAGACTCAACTGAAAGCAGTCCTTCGTGCTGCTGCGCACGGGAAAATATCGCTCATGTTCCCCATGGTCACCAATGTCGCGGACGTTGAAGCGGCCATTCAAGCCGTTGAGGACGCGAAAACAGCCCTGTCGGCTGAAGGGAAATCATTTGGTGAAGTCGAGCTTGGGGCGATGATCGAAGTCCCGGCCGCTGCCCTCATAACGGATTTGCTTGCGGAAAAGCTGGACTTTGTCAGTGTCGGAACAAATGACCTGATTCAGTACACCACTGCTTCGGACCGAATGAATCCGAATGTTACAGAGTGGTATGAACCAACGCATCCAGGCCTCTGGCGCTTGCTGGAACAAGTCGCTGCCGGTGCCCTTCAGCACGGTGCATGGGTTGGCATGTGCGGCGAATTGGCTGGCACACTGGAATTCGTTCCGAAACTCGTGGAACTCGGGTTTGAGGAACTCAGTATGTCACCCAAACGCATCGGCCTGGTCAAAACGGCCATTCGCGAGCTGTAA
- a CDS encoding M24 family metallopeptidase, whose product MEKQVAQCRALMDALNVDALLLRTRSNFAWLTDGQDNHIELELTTGVADIVVLHDRVLVITTEIEASRIQEEELKDRPVELVSVKWTEGVEPTLQTLLKGKKVASDVPFGDARVVSNELSSIRRRLGERQVSQYKALCLDAAQVLEGVAKRIQQGQSEFAIGAQLMSGLAERGCTPHVILVATDERIFRYRHPIPTAKQLDKYAMMVVCARRHGLIANVTRFVHFGKLDDNLQENREKCAYIDVRMNAATRPGKRVSDVFQTAIDAYREVGYPDDWRFLHQGGPTAYASREYLASLETNEVIQTNEVYAWNPAIRGIKSEDTILVEQDANTFLTHTGDWEYLTVTHDGVKYERPDILIR is encoded by the coding sequence ATGGAAAAACAAGTTGCACAGTGTCGGGCGCTTATGGATGCGCTGAATGTGGACGCGCTGCTGTTGCGGACGAGATCGAATTTTGCGTGGTTGACGGACGGACAAGACAATCATATTGAACTGGAACTGACAACAGGTGTGGCGGATATCGTGGTCCTCCACGATAGGGTTTTGGTGATCACAACAGAAATAGAAGCATCGCGCATTCAAGAGGAAGAGCTGAAGGATCGTCCTGTTGAATTGGTTTCGGTGAAATGGACGGAAGGCGTTGAACCTACACTCCAAACGTTACTCAAGGGAAAAAAGGTTGCATCTGACGTGCCCTTTGGCGATGCTCGAGTGGTTTCAAATGAACTGTCGAGCATTCGGCGCCGCTTAGGAGAAAGACAAGTTTCGCAGTACAAGGCACTTTGTTTGGACGCGGCACAGGTACTCGAGGGGGTGGCCAAGCGCATTCAGCAGGGGCAGTCGGAGTTCGCTATCGGTGCTCAGCTTATGTCGGGCCTTGCAGAGCGAGGCTGCACACCACACGTGATTCTAGTCGCGACGGACGAGCGCATCTTTAGGTATCGCCACCCCATTCCGACGGCGAAGCAACTCGACAAGTACGCCATGATGGTGGTTTGTGCTCGCCGTCATGGCCTGATCGCCAATGTGACACGGTTCGTGCACTTCGGGAAGCTTGATGATAACTTGCAGGAGAATCGGGAAAAGTGCGCTTATATTGACGTCCGCATGAATGCGGCGACGCGACCCGGGAAGCGGGTGTCGGATGTCTTTCAGACGGCGATTGACGCGTATCGTGAAGTGGGCTACCCGGACGATTGGCGTTTCTTGCATCAAGGTGGACCAACCGCATATGCTTCTCGTGAATATTTAGCGAGTCTGGAGACGAACGAAGTCATTCAAACAAATGAGGTCTACGCTTGGAATCCAGCCATCCGTGGGATTAAATCGGAGGACACGATTCTCGTGGAGCAAGACGCTAACACATTTCTCACGCATACGGGTGATTGGGAATACCTCACCGTCACGCATGACGGCGTGAAATATGAGAGACCTGACATCCTCATTCGCTAA
- the galE gene encoding UDP-glucose 4-epimerase GalE has translation MSVLVTGGAGYIGSHTVAELVAAGESVVVVDNLQTGHRGAVLEAFNVPFYNCDIRDTKQLVTIMNDHAVDTVIHFAADSLVGESVTNPLKYYDDNVAATGKLLQAMVEAGVLRIVFSSTAAVYGKPSRVPISEADAKQPENPYGETKLAIERMFHWTHRAHGLSSISLRYFNAAGAHGSLPIGEDHRPESHLIPIILQVALGQRPHIQVFGDDYETPDGTCIRDYIHVMDLASAHRLAVRYLREHDAGVNAFNLGNGNGFSVNEVIEVARTVTGHPIPAQVAPRRAGDPPQLIADSSQAQQVLGWTPVRRDLATIISDAWKWHSSHPNGYDDSTR, from the coding sequence ATGAGTGTATTGGTTACAGGTGGTGCCGGATATATCGGCAGCCACACGGTTGCCGAATTAGTGGCTGCGGGCGAATCGGTTGTTGTCGTGGACAATCTTCAGACGGGGCACCGCGGCGCTGTTTTGGAAGCGTTCAATGTGCCTTTTTACAATTGTGACATCCGGGATACGAAACAGCTCGTCACAATCATGAACGATCACGCTGTCGACACGGTCATTCATTTTGCAGCCGACTCCCTTGTGGGAGAGAGTGTCACGAATCCGCTCAAATATTACGACGACAACGTCGCTGCCACCGGAAAGCTTCTGCAAGCTATGGTTGAGGCAGGAGTACTTCGTATTGTCTTCTCGTCCACGGCTGCTGTTTATGGAAAACCATCTCGTGTACCCATTTCGGAAGCCGATGCGAAGCAGCCGGAGAACCCGTATGGGGAGACGAAACTGGCCATCGAGCGGATGTTCCACTGGACGCACCGAGCGCATGGTTTGTCATCCATTTCCCTCCGGTATTTCAACGCTGCAGGTGCGCACGGCTCACTGCCGATCGGTGAGGACCACCGACCAGAGAGTCACCTGATCCCGATTATTTTGCAAGTTGCCCTGGGACAGCGACCTCATATCCAAGTGTTCGGTGATGATTACGAGACACCGGACGGTACGTGTATCCGCGACTATATCCATGTGATGGACTTGGCGAGTGCGCATCGCTTGGCAGTTCGATACTTGCGCGAACACGACGCGGGTGTGAACGCGTTCAATCTTGGCAACGGGAACGGCTTCTCTGTCAACGAGGTGATTGAAGTGGCACGGACTGTGACCGGGCACCCGATTCCTGCACAAGTCGCACCCCGCAGGGCAGGAGATCCGCCGCAACTCATCGCTGATTCCTCACAGGCGCAACAGGTGTTGGGGTGGACACCCGTGCGCCGTGACCTCGCTACAATTATCAGCGACGCTTGGAAATGGCACAGTTCACATCCGAACGGTTACGACGATTCTACGAGGTGA
- a CDS encoding galactokinase: MHEQETLWRQFEQFSPGPRQAVRMFFAPGRVNLIGEHTDYNGGFVFPAALTMGVWAWVRTRTDGIVRFYSMEFPQAVERKLSSLRYDNEDDYANYPKGVIDAIQSSLHVTFTGGDFFFYSNLPNGAGLSSSAALEVVTGTAVSSLSGESIGPEQIARLSQHAENHFVGVNCGIMDQFAVAMGRRDHAISLNCQTLEYTLVPVVLGDYRLVISNTNHRRGLADSKYNERRQECEDALSRVSHLDAGWAYLADIPESRWQEVYEVLENEPVLLKRARHIMTENKRAKDAVRVLSAGDLEQFGCLMNQSHESLRDDYEVTGTALDALVEAAWEVEGCIGSRMTGAGFGGCTVSIVRADRVEAFQSLVAKRYTEQTALEPTFYVSSIGDGARELDEGEIAK, translated from the coding sequence ATGCATGAGCAGGAAACCCTGTGGCGTCAGTTTGAACAATTCTCGCCGGGGCCTAGGCAAGCGGTTCGGATGTTTTTTGCGCCGGGTCGGGTGAACCTGATTGGTGAACATACAGACTACAACGGCGGTTTCGTATTCCCTGCCGCTTTGACCATGGGCGTTTGGGCTTGGGTGAGGACGCGAACAGACGGCATCGTACGGTTCTATTCAATGGAGTTTCCTCAGGCTGTGGAAAGAAAGTTGAGTTCGCTCCGTTACGACAACGAGGATGACTATGCGAACTATCCGAAAGGGGTCATCGACGCCATTCAATCCTCTCTGCATGTAACGTTTACGGGAGGAGACTTTTTCTTCTATAGCAACTTGCCAAACGGTGCCGGATTGTCCAGCTCGGCGGCCCTTGAAGTCGTCACTGGGACGGCAGTTTCTTCCTTGAGTGGAGAGTCCATCGGTCCGGAACAAATCGCGCGGTTGTCTCAGCACGCGGAGAACCATTTTGTGGGTGTCAACTGCGGGATCATGGATCAGTTTGCCGTGGCGATGGGGCGGCGCGATCACGCCATTTCACTCAACTGCCAAACACTCGAGTACACACTGGTTCCCGTTGTGCTGGGAGACTATCGCCTCGTTATCAGCAACACCAATCATCGTCGGGGATTGGCTGATTCGAAGTACAACGAGCGCCGTCAAGAATGCGAAGATGCGCTGAGCCGGGTCTCCCACTTGGACGCGGGATGGGCGTACCTCGCTGACATTCCCGAAAGTCGATGGCAGGAGGTTTACGAGGTCCTGGAGAATGAACCTGTCCTACTCAAACGCGCACGACACATTATGACGGAAAACAAGCGTGCAAAGGATGCTGTTCGCGTGCTCAGCGCCGGTGATTTAGAACAGTTTGGCTGCTTGATGAACCAGTCCCACGAGTCTCTGCGCGATGATTACGAGGTGACGGGCACGGCGCTTGATGCCCTCGTTGAGGCGGCATGGGAAGTCGAGGGCTGCATCGGCTCGCGAATGACCGGTGCTGGTTTCGGTGGCTGTACGGTTAGTATCGTTCGGGCGGATCGAGTGGAGGCGTTTCAGTCGCTGGTGGCGAAGCGTTACACGGAGCAAACGGCACTTGAGCCGACGTTCTATGTCAGTTCAATCGGCGACGGTGCACGGGAATTGGATGAGGGAGAGATCGCGAAATGA
- the galT gene encoding galactose-1-phosphate uridylyltransferase: MAELRYNPLLRDWTMVASNRQNRPNMPKTDCPFCPGSGKVPDHYDVYQYDNDFPALSPTPPTPDDVATGLYKVAPAYGKCEVVLYSSDHNTTLPQLPVSHIRKLVDLWQERFVELSRDPKHKYIFIFENRGPEVGVTMPHPHGQIYAYPYVPQKIRVELESSKIHHEETGHCLVCDINAEEVAFEKRVLCETKHFISYIPFFTDYPYGAFIAAKSHKPSIAEFTDEEKDDLATILKQVTGGMDQLFHREFPYMMAVHQHPVNGEDASQYYHFHIEFYPPLRAADRIKYLASSETGAWAPCNPLAVENTAVELRAAISKVREEMDRNA, translated from the coding sequence GTGGCTGAACTTCGATATAATCCATTGCTCCGCGATTGGACAATGGTCGCATCCAACCGCCAAAACCGACCCAATATGCCAAAGACGGATTGTCCGTTTTGCCCGGGTTCTGGCAAGGTTCCGGATCACTATGATGTATATCAATACGATAATGACTTTCCGGCATTGTCACCGACTCCACCGACACCGGATGATGTGGCCACGGGGCTTTACAAGGTTGCCCCTGCATATGGCAAGTGTGAAGTTGTTCTCTATTCATCGGACCACAATACCACGTTGCCGCAACTTCCGGTGAGCCACATTCGCAAATTGGTTGACCTGTGGCAGGAACGGTTTGTTGAGTTGAGTCGTGACCCGAAGCACAAATATATTTTCATTTTTGAAAATCGCGGCCCGGAGGTCGGCGTGACGATGCCGCATCCTCATGGTCAGATTTACGCATATCCGTATGTTCCGCAAAAAATTCGCGTGGAATTGGAATCGTCCAAAATTCATCATGAGGAGACGGGGCACTGTCTCGTCTGCGACATCAACGCGGAGGAGGTCGCGTTTGAGAAGCGCGTCCTATGTGAAACGAAGCATTTCATCAGCTACATTCCATTCTTTACAGACTATCCGTATGGTGCCTTTATCGCGGCAAAATCGCACAAACCGAGCATCGCTGAGTTTACGGATGAAGAGAAAGATGACTTGGCGACGATTTTGAAACAGGTCACAGGCGGCATGGACCAACTCTTTCATCGCGAGTTTCCGTATATGATGGCCGTGCACCAACACCCCGTCAACGGGGAAGATGCATCGCAATATTACCATTTTCATATTGAGTTTTATCCACCACTTCGTGCGGCGGATCGGATTAAATATCTGGCCTCATCTGAAACAGGTGCTTGGGCACCGTGCAACCCGCTCGCTGTAGAGAACACGGCAGTCGAATTGCGTGCGGCCATTTCCAAAGTGAGAGAGGAGATGGATCGCAATGCATGA
- a CDS encoding DeoR/GlpR family DNA-binding transcription regulator, producing MYPHERREALLTLLSKHGFVSYRDLADELGVSEVTIRRDLRNLKDEGLVETVVGGGQVKGTASEVSFMSKRVLQQESKQQIARAALKLIEPGMTIGFTAGTTTWTLAQSIRGFQDLTFVTNSTNVALGLTSNGYHDIYLTGGHFRTPSDALVGPLAETAASQLHTDLLFMGVHGIHRENGLSTPNVLEASINRVLMRKSDRVVLLFDHTKWGVEALAHIAALDEIDDIVTDTDTPETSVAKELGIQVHIAT from the coding sequence ATGTATCCGCATGAGCGCCGGGAAGCCCTGCTAACACTCCTCTCCAAACACGGTTTCGTATCATACCGGGACCTGGCGGATGAGTTAGGTGTGTCAGAGGTAACGATACGACGTGACTTACGGAATTTGAAGGATGAGGGGTTAGTTGAAACCGTTGTCGGTGGCGGGCAAGTCAAGGGCACCGCGAGTGAAGTCAGTTTTATGAGCAAGCGCGTTCTCCAACAGGAGAGCAAGCAACAGATTGCCCGGGCCGCTCTCAAGTTGATTGAGCCGGGGATGACCATCGGGTTCACGGCAGGAACGACCACCTGGACGCTTGCACAGTCGATTCGGGGGTTTCAGGATTTGACGTTTGTGACCAACTCGACGAATGTCGCGCTGGGTTTGACGTCAAACGGATATCATGACATTTACTTGACCGGTGGACACTTTCGAACCCCTTCGGACGCACTCGTTGGCCCCTTGGCGGAAACTGCTGCAAGCCAGTTACACACGGATCTTCTGTTCATGGGTGTCCACGGAATCCATCGTGAAAATGGCCTGTCTACACCAAACGTTCTCGAGGCATCCATCAACCGAGTGCTGATGCGTAAGTCGGATCGCGTGGTTTTGCTGTTCGATCACACAAAATGGGGTGTTGAAGCCCTCGCGCACATTGCGGCGCTTGACGAGATCGACGATATTGTCACGGACACCGATACACCCGAGACAAGCGTTGCGAAAGAACTCGGCATTCAAGTTCATATTGCGACTTGA
- a CDS encoding VOC family protein, whose translation MKTRGHSVNSSFERFIGTKIADTTQGTEVLLTIGADSEGEVDEMITKVIKAGGSIFGKPTDHGWMYGAGFADLDGHRWNVLYMDMSKMPKV comes from the coding sequence GTGAAGACACGCGGGCATTCTGTAAACTCTTCATTCGAACGTTTCATCGGAACCAAAATTGCAGATACAACGCAGGGCACAGAAGTGTTGCTCACCATCGGTGCAGATAGTGAGGGAGAAGTGGATGAAATGATAACAAAGGTGATTAAGGCTGGTGGCTCCATCTTTGGTAAGCCCACTGACCACGGTTGGATGTACGGTGCCGGCTTCGCGGATTTGGATGGTCACCGGTGGAATGTATTGTATATGGACATGAGCAAGATGCCGAAGGTGTAA
- a CDS encoding IS110 family transposase, whose amino-acid sequence MPSPLFVGIDVSSEANVVCCLTRDDEKRPVSRFTVTNNRPGILEFQERITKLAKQLQSEEILFGLEHTGCFSTHAAMYLQRHLDFGVPRKVYVFNLSLIREFKKSHFLSAPKNDRVDAWFIAAKLRTGLLPHPFTWSEPLMALQRLTRTRYHLMQDLTRESNFLMTNLFLKFSDYTITGPFRRNKLSATSLAVMEEFESAEEIAEMSLDRLIDFLVEHGKNRFENPEAVAQALQKAARSSYRLPQSMSDSVNLAMASSIRMIRTAQEQLKALRKGIEDHLATIPQTLDSIPGIGPIFASGNVAELDVSQFKRG is encoded by the coding sequence ATGCCCTCTCCGTTATTTGTCGGAATTGATGTAAGCAGCGAAGCCAACGTGGTTTGCTGTTTGACGCGGGACGATGAGAAACGACCAGTGAGTCGATTCACTGTTACCAACAATCGTCCCGGTATTTTAGAGTTTCAGGAGCGCATCACCAAGCTGGCGAAACAGCTCCAGTCTGAAGAGATTCTTTTCGGCCTCGAACATACGGGCTGTTTCTCAACTCATGCCGCCATGTATCTGCAACGTCACTTGGACTTCGGCGTTCCGCGTAAGGTGTACGTCTTTAATCTCAGCCTCATCCGGGAGTTTAAGAAGTCTCATTTCCTGAGCGCCCCCAAGAACGACAGAGTGGATGCCTGGTTCATCGCAGCCAAGCTTCGGACAGGCCTTCTCCCGCATCCGTTTACGTGGAGCGAACCGCTCATGGCGCTGCAACGTCTGACACGTACTCGCTATCACCTGATGCAGGACCTGACTCGGGAAAGCAATTTCCTCATGACGAACCTGTTTCTCAAGTTCAGTGACTATACCATCACTGGACCCTTTCGTAGAAACAAGCTCTCTGCCACGTCATTGGCCGTCATGGAGGAATTTGAATCCGCCGAGGAAATCGCTGAGATGTCCTTGGATCGTCTCATTGACTTCCTTGTCGAGCATGGCAAGAATCGTTTCGAAAACCCCGAGGCAGTCGCTCAGGCCTTGCAGAAGGCCGCTCGCTCCTCGTACCGGTTGCCGCAGTCGATGTCGGACTCGGTGAATCTCGCGATGGCGTCCAGCATTCGCATGATTCGCACGGCACAAGAGCAGCTTAAGGCGCTGCGTAAAGGCATCGAGGACCACTTGGCGACGATCCCGCAAACGCTCGATTCCATTCCCGGTATCGGTCCCATTTTCGCTTCTGGCAATGTGGCTGAACTGGACGTTAGCCAGTTCAAGAGGGGGTAG